One Labeo rohita strain BAU-BD-2019 chromosome 12, IGBB_LRoh.1.0, whole genome shotgun sequence genomic region harbors:
- the fshr gene encoding follicle-stimulating hormone receptor, which produces MIKRMVFLMMLCFSFGWFMSHTEGMSAGSHFCSFNGSTGYFLCLGNKVHEIPRCIPENTTTVEIKLTQISVFRQAALSELHELKRIVVSENGALERIEAFAFSNLTELQEITITKSKNLVMHKDAFWRLPKLQYLTISNTGLKVLPDFSKINSAALEFLFDLQDNMYIERIPSNAFLGLTSATITELRLTKNGIRKIDSYAFNGTKIEKLFLMGNQQLSHIHTYAFIGAEGPIVLDISRTAVHTLPESMLRTLKLLTAISVHSLRKLPSLELFTELMQANLTYPSHCCAFKNFKKHKSVKNQMCNDSGALLLEPYFFEDHCKDVIEMTCYPTPDAFNPCEDIMGFTFLRVLIWFISILAIVGNCTVLLVLLTSRYKLTVPRFLMCHLAFADLCMGIYLLIIAGKDIQTQTHYYNYGIDWQTGAGCHAAGFLTVFSSELSVYTLTAITLERWHTITYAMQRERQLRLCHACAIMAAGWLFALVIALMPILGVSSYSKTSICLPMEVEAATSQGYVVLLLLLNVAAFLIVCVCYMRIYLTVRNRAFVPANADMRIAKRMAVLIFTDFLCMAPISFFAISAALKLPLITVSHAKVLLVLFYPINSCSNPFLYAFFTQTFKRDFFILTSYFGCFKTRAHVYRTEISSGQNGAMVPSPKTSDETLYSLGHIAHMH; this is translated from the exons ATGATAAAGAGGATGGTGTTCTTGATGATGTTGTGCTTTAGTTTCGGCTGGTTCATGTCACACACAGAAGGCATGTCTGCTGGATCTCATTTCTGCTCATTCAATGGTTCAACTGGCTATTTCCTCTGCCTGGGCAACAAGGTCCATGAGATACCAAGATGTATACCGGAAAATACTACAACTGT GGAGATCAAACTGACTCAGATCAGCGTGTTTCGCCAAGCAGCCCTGTCTGAACTACATGAGCTGAAGAGAAT AGTGGTGTCCGAGAATGGTGCTCTTGAGCGAATTGAAGCCTTCGCCTTctccaacctgacagagctaCAAGAAAT AACTATTACAAAATCCAAAAATCTTGTGATGCACAAAGATGCCTTCTGGAGACTTCCAAAACTACAGTATCT GACTATATCAAACACTGGTCTTAAAGTCTTGCCTGATTTCTCCAAGATCAACTCTGCTGCTCTTGAATTTCTATT TGACCTACAAGATAACATGTACATAGAAAGGATTCCTAGTAACGCTTTCCTCGGACTGACCAGTGCCACCATAACTGAGTT GAGATTAACAAAGAATGGGATCCGCAAGATAGACAGCTATGCATTCAATGGTACCAAAATTGAAAAACT CTTTCTCATGGGAAACCAGCAGCTGAGTCATATCCACACATACGCCTTTATAGGAGCTGAAGGCCCCATCGTTCT GGACATCTCACGTACTGCTGTCCACACTCTGCCAGAAAGCATGCTGAGGACTCTTAAGCTTCTGACGGCCATCTCTGTCCACTCACTAAGAAAGCTTCCCAGTCTGGAGCTGTTTACTGAGCTCATGCAGGCCAACCTGACCTACCCCAGCCACTGCTGTGCCTTCAAAAACTTCAAGAAGCACAA GTCTGTGAAGAATCAAATGTGTAACGATTCTGGTGCTCTTCTCTTGGAGCCATACTTTTTTGAAGACCACTGTAAGGATGTGATAGAAATGACCTGCTACCCCACACCAGATGCATTCAACCCCTGCGAGGACATCATGGGTTTTACATTCCTCCGTGTTCTGATCTGGTTCATCAGCATATTGGCCATTGTGGGCAACTGCACTGTCCTCCTGGTACTGCTTACGAGTCGCTACAAACTGACTGTTCCCAGGTTTTTAATGTGCCACCTGGCTTTTGCAGACCTTTGCATGGGCATTTACCTGTTGATCATTGCTGGCAAAGACATTCAGACACAGACCCACTACTATAACTATGGCATCGACTGGCAGACGGGAGCTGGGTGCCATGCGGCAGGCTTCCTCACGGTTTTCTCCAGCGAGCTGTCTGTTTATACTCTCACTGCCATTACCCTGGAGCGCTGGCACACCATCACTTATGCCATGCAGCGGGAACGCCAGCTGCGCCTGTGCCATGCCTGCGCAATAATGGCGGCTGGGTGGCTTTTTGCCCTGGTGATTGCTCTGATGCCAATTTTGGGAGTGAGCAGCTACAGCAAGACCAGCATCTGCCTCCCAATGGAGGTAGAAGCCGCGACTTCACAAGGTTACGTAGTGCTGTTGCTCCTACTCAACGTAGCTGCTTTTCTAATCGTATGTGTTTGTTATATGCGCATCTACCTGACCGTTCGCAATCGCGCCTTCGTTCCTGCCAATGCAGATATGCGTATAGCAAAGCGAATGGCTGTGCTCATCTTCACCGACTTCCTGTGCATGGCTCCCATCTCGTTTTTCGCCATCTCAGCAGCCTTGAAGCTACCGCTGATCACCGTCTCTCACGCCAAAGTCTTGCTGGTGCTTTTTTACCCAATAAATTCCTGCTCGAACCCATTTCTTTACGCCTTCTTCACCCAAACCTTCAAGAGGGACTTCTTCATTCTGACTAGCTACTTCGGCTGCTTTAAAACACGTGCGCACGTTTACCGCACAGAGATCTCTTCGGGGCAAAACGGAGCCATGGTGCCTTCACCAAAGACTAGTGATGAAACACTGTATTCCCTGGGTCACATCGCCCATATGCACTGA